In one bacterium genomic region, the following are encoded:
- a CDS encoding CHAP domain-containing protein, translating into MNVATYEQRASLAAHQKRVRVFSSPLGQKIASFKPHIKHLQAALMILFYFAAFGFFFQTSQAEFEKKSMGYLKSGQEIKQTSSTAKATNKPVSKSKATAQTIFQNPSPTPAPTEEAKASAGLPPYNTEDESAPSIAQQFTSSGYAYGHCTYYVAKRRPIPQNWGNARDWLGRAKVAGFMTGVNARPGAIAQTTSGRWGHVAYVEKVEAGRVYVSEYNYVGWNRLSYRWANESEFKYIY; encoded by the coding sequence ATGAATGTAGCAACATATGAACAACGAGCCAGTCTAGCTGCCCACCAGAAACGCGTGCGGGTGTTTAGTTCCCCATTGGGGCAAAAAATAGCTAGCTTCAAGCCTCACATCAAACACCTGCAGGCAGCTTTGATGATCCTATTCTATTTTGCGGCTTTTGGCTTTTTCTTTCAAACCAGCCAAGCAGAATTTGAAAAAAAATCTATGGGTTATCTAAAATCTGGTCAGGAAATCAAACAAACTAGCTCTACAGCAAAAGCTACCAACAAGCCAGTTAGTAAATCTAAGGCCACCGCTCAAACTATTTTCCAAAACCCATCACCCACACCGGCCCCAACTGAAGAAGCTAAAGCTTCTGCCGGACTTCCTCCTTACAATACTGAAGACGAGTCCGCCCCATCGATCGCACAGCAGTTTACTTCGAGTGGCTACGCATACGGACACTGCACTTACTACGTAGCCAAGCGCCGACCAATTCCGCAAAACTGGGGTAATGCCCGCGACTGGCTAGGACGAGCTAAAGTAGCTGGATTTATGACTGGTGTTAATGCCAGACCTGGCGCTATTGCCCAAACCACATCTGGGCGCTGGGGTCATGTAGCCTATGTCGAAAAAGTTGAAGCTGGACGAGTTTACGTCTCGGAATATAATTATGTGGGCTGGAACCGATTAAGTTATCGTTGGGCCAACGAATCTGAATTCAAATATATTTACTAA
- a CDS encoding polysaccharide deacetylase family protein — MKLRIAMVTAVMLGLFMLAQNAQAATDLINNGSLEAGGAGQVTDFSPDSWGSLQAAFSVPTTGAQSGSRSAYIKVTKYKDGDARWTPGAVDVQPGTTYTYSNWYKSNVRTEIDAEIEMQDGSVQYLWLKDVGASKATWKQVKATLTVPQGAKRMTIYHLIARNGWLQTDGYSLSGAGVPTPTTPPPTPTTPPPSTHQPFSRPLVSIEFDDGWNSAYQHGLPLVESFGWRPTQYIITDTAINNANYGNGTYMTPAQIKDWNKRGDIGSHTISHPSLPGLGQAQMSSELTASKNYLDNLLGEPTRLLATPYCESSASVVSVAKTLYQSSRNCEPIANTKANFDRYNLNSFIVLNTTTDAEIITAINQAKASNGWLILVWHEVSGDNKNAWSVSPATLQRQLQLVKNSGITVTTSQSALNESLGL, encoded by the coding sequence ATGAAATTACGGATAGCGATGGTTACCGCAGTTATGTTGGGGCTTTTTATGTTAGCCCAAAATGCTCAAGCCGCAACAGATTTAATTAATAACGGATCACTCGAAGCTGGTGGAGCAGGGCAGGTTACTGATTTTTCACCAGATAGTTGGGGATCTTTACAGGCGGCCTTTTCCGTCCCAACTACTGGCGCACAAAGTGGCTCACGTTCGGCTTATATAAAAGTTACCAAATACAAAGATGGCGATGCTCGCTGGACTCCAGGTGCGGTTGATGTACAGCCTGGCACCACTTACACATATTCGAACTGGTATAAGTCAAATGTGCGTACCGAAATTGATGCAGAAATTGAGATGCAGGATGGTTCTGTGCAGTATTTGTGGCTCAAGGATGTAGGAGCTAGTAAGGCTACCTGGAAACAGGTGAAGGCAACCTTGACGGTACCGCAAGGTGCAAAACGTATGACCATTTATCATTTAATTGCTCGCAACGGTTGGCTGCAGACTGATGGCTATAGCTTAAGTGGTGCAGGAGTGCCAACACCCACCACTCCACCACCAACACCCACCACTCCACCACCTTCAACTCATCAGCCATTTTCGCGACCCTTAGTTTCGATCGAGTTTGATGACGGCTGGAATAGTGCTTACCAACACGGACTACCATTAGTGGAGAGCTTTGGCTGGCGCCCAACTCAGTACATCATTACCGATACGGCAATCAACAATGCTAATTATGGAAATGGCACTTATATGACTCCGGCGCAAATTAAGGATTGGAACAAGCGTGGTGATATTGGTAGTCATACAATTTCACATCCAAGCTTGCCTGGCCTTGGTCAAGCTCAAATGTCTAGTGAGTTAACTGCCAGCAAGAATTACTTGGATAATCTACTGGGCGAACCAACTAGGTTATTGGCTACACCATACTGTGAATCGAGTGCTAGTGTTGTGAGTGTTGCAAAAACTTTGTATCAGAGCTCTCGAAATTGCGAACCAATTGCCAATACCAAAGCTAATTTTGATCGCTATAACCTTAATAGTTTTATAGTCTTAAACACCACTACTGATGCCGAAATCATTACGGCTATCAATCAGGCTAAAGCCTCAAATGGCTGGCTTATCTTGGTTTGGCATGAAGTGTCTGGTGATAATAAAAATGCCTGGAGTGTTAGTCCGGCAACTTTACAGCGACAACTTCAGCTGGTTAAGAATTCTGGTATTACCGTCACAACTTCACAATCGGCTCTAAACGAATCTCTTGGTTTATAG
- the murJ gene encoding murein biosynthesis integral membrane protein MurJ, protein MMKRSVRSILSKINKRRSISMAAALISLSYLLSRLLGLVRDRLLASNFGLSPQADAYAAAFRIPDLLFTLLVSGAFAVSFIPVFVGFLERKKVDEAWEVASTLLNLLVLVTAVFGVFSFIFAEPLVKLIAPGFDAERMELTVHLTRILLITPLFFAISAIFGAIQQAFQRFVLFALASVFYNIGIIFGILFLEPLFAQPIYGVAWGVVAGTALQAIMQSFGLVGLGFRYSFSIKFWHPAVIRVLKLMVPRSLDLGIEQVNTIVETAIGSQLAAGSLSSYYFANNLKNVPLGLFGGAIATAVFPTLIRASKSKDKHRLPNEIVRTLSLVLFLIVPSMAVTVVMRGYIVRLLLGFGDQTTADTLGWFAGVIVAQSLFFVVARIFYALEDTKTPLFTSIFTLFINIPLSYLFARMFGTPGLAMALSLVTSIELIILMFLLRRKIGPYGGRSILRTAVRTSLATLVMASVMYMMIVSLFPLLRGDVGWRTLGPKFAFICTVGVFVYFFATKLLRVKEADMVLRLVKSRYRKRLRKHIGA, encoded by the coding sequence ATGATGAAACGCTCAGTCCGATCAATTTTATCCAAAATTAATAAGCGCCGGTCTATCTCAATGGCGGCTGCTTTAATTTCGCTATCTTATTTATTGAGCCGACTACTGGGACTCGTGCGAGATCGACTCTTGGCGTCTAACTTTGGCTTGTCACCACAAGCTGATGCTTATGCAGCGGCTTTTCGCATTCCAGATCTACTTTTTACTCTCTTGGTATCGGGCGCTTTTGCAGTTTCTTTTATACCGGTTTTTGTTGGCTTCTTAGAGCGTAAAAAAGTTGATGAAGCTTGGGAAGTAGCTAGCACCCTTCTAAACTTATTAGTACTTGTTACGGCGGTATTTGGAGTGTTTTCTTTTATTTTTGCAGAGCCTTTGGTGAAGTTGATTGCTCCTGGCTTTGACGCTGAGCGGATGGAATTAACCGTTCATCTGACTCGAATTTTATTAATTACACCATTATTTTTTGCAATCTCAGCGATTTTTGGCGCTATTCAGCAAGCCTTCCAGCGCTTTGTACTGTTTGCTCTAGCTAGCGTGTTTTACAATATCGGCATTATCTTTGGTATCCTATTTCTGGAACCACTATTTGCCCAGCCGATTTATGGGGTGGCCTGGGGTGTAGTAGCAGGCACTGCCTTGCAGGCAATTATGCAGTCATTTGGCCTGGTGGGGCTTGGTTTTCGCTATTCTTTTAGTATTAAATTTTGGCACCCGGCTGTTATTCGTGTCTTAAAATTGATGGTACCCCGCTCACTAGACTTGGGTATTGAACAAGTCAATACTATTGTTGAAACGGCAATTGGGTCACAGCTAGCTGCTGGATCATTATCGAGCTATTATTTTGCAAATAATTTAAAAAATGTTCCACTCGGTTTATTTGGTGGAGCAATTGCAACGGCAGTCTTCCCGACGCTTATTAGAGCCTCCAAATCAAAAGATAAACATCGCTTACCAAACGAAATAGTTCGTACCTTATCGCTCGTATTATTTTTAATTGTTCCATCAATGGCTGTTACGGTGGTAATGCGAGGATATATTGTGCGCTTGCTGCTGGGCTTTGGTGATCAAACCACAGCTGATACCTTGGGTTGGTTTGCGGGCGTAATTGTGGCGCAAAGTTTATTTTTTGTGGTGGCAAGAATTTTCTACGCCCTAGAAGACACCAAGACACCACTTTTTACCAGTATTTTTACATTGTTTATTAATATCCCGCTGAGCTATTTATTTGCTCGGATGTTTGGCACGCCGGGGCTTGCGATGGCACTTTCTTTAGTGACAAGTATTGAGTTAATTATTCTTATGTTTTTACTGCGCCGAAAGATCGGACCCTATGGTGGGCGGAGTATTTTACGTACGGCCGTACGCACAAGTTTAGCCACGCTAGTAATGGCTTCGGTGATGTATATGATGATTGTATCGCTGTTCCCGCTATTGCGCGGAGATGTTGGTTGGCGTACTCTGGGGCCAAAGTTTGCCTTTATTTGTACGGTTGGTGTTTTTGTTTATTTCTTTGCTACAAAACTATTACGCGTTAAAGAGGCCGATATGGTGCTGAGGTTAGTAAAATCTCGTTATCGTAAGCGATTAAGAAAGCATATTGGAGCATAA
- a CDS encoding sortase: MRFAKNRNSKQFRGSSLKRSRRTGLGRVLALILAVVFLVIGLYLGLLLLAPTQTKLPVKSGIDLSTTDDSNDMRDRIQIEKINLEVPFYTGGAEALEKGAWHRFPDRGNPVKGGNFILSAHRFKIAGDPVLTKVRSPFYNLDKLVVGDTIRVFFNEEWYTYKVTKIYDVAPDAVEIEDATSDSKLTLYSCTLSGSADGRIVVEAKKD, from the coding sequence ATGCGTTTTGCAAAAAATCGTAATAGTAAGCAGTTTCGGGGGTCGTCACTAAAACGGTCTCGACGGACTGGTCTCGGTAGGGTATTGGCTTTAATACTTGCTGTCGTTTTTCTTGTGATTGGTTTATATTTGGGGCTTCTACTTTTGGCACCAACCCAAACTAAATTACCGGTTAAGAGTGGGATTGACTTGAGTACTACAGATGACTCTAACGATATGAGGGATAGAATTCAGATAGAAAAAATTAATCTGGAGGTACCCTTTTATACTGGTGGAGCTGAAGCTCTTGAGAAGGGCGCTTGGCATCGTTTTCCAGATCGAGGCAATCCTGTAAAAGGTGGCAATTTTATTTTATCAGCTCATCGTTTTAAGATTGCTGGCGATCCAGTTTTAACGAAAGTTCGTTCACCGTTCTATAATTTAGATAAGTTGGTGGTGGGCGATACAATTCGGGTGTTCTTTAATGAAGAGTGGTACACCTATAAAGTGACAAAAATATATGATGTAGCACCAGATGCGGTGGAGATTGAGGATGCAACGAGTGATTCAAAGCTAACACTCTATAGTTGTACATTATCAGGCTCGGCTGATGGTCGCATTGTAGTGGAAGCTAAAAAAGACTAG
- the lepA gene encoding elongation factor 4 has protein sequence MSSRIRNFCIIAHIDHGKSTLADRLLEITGAVAERDMKAQLLDTMELEREKGITIKLQPARMQWQDHELNLIDTPGHVDFSYEVSRSLEAVEGAILVVDASQGIQAQTLANVYMAIEAGLTIIPVMNKIDLPAAEPERVAKEIGNLLGVDPVSIGKISAKTGEGVPELLDRIVAEVPASEVDSGPTRALIFDSIFDGYRGVILYVRLMSGSISKNAEITLMQSGSESLALEVGHLTPLRSEDDRLESGQIGFITTNIKSVQFARVGDTVTLTAHPATTPLPGYKKVQPLIFASFYPTSQEEYPKLKDSLEKLALNDASLSFTAETSAALGFGVRIGFLGLLHLEIIKERLEREFDLDLIVTSPSVSYEVERTNSEKDMIEQASALPDQSQIATIAEPWVRGEIVTPSEYIGAVLGLIIEARGKQTKLEYLDQTRAVVGFEAPLAEIITDFYDALKSQSSGFASLTYDWDRYEVGDLVRVDILLAGERVDSLGAIVARSKADNYGRALCEKLKDLIPRQNFEVAVQAAIGSKFIARETIKALRKDVTAKLYGGDVSRKKKLLQKQKKGKARMKQIGKVSIPSSVFMDLIRRG, from the coding sequence ATGTCATCACGAATCAGAAATTTTTGTATTATTGCCCATATTGATCACGGTAAATCGACTCTAGCCGATCGGCTTTTAGAGATTACTGGTGCTGTAGCGGAGCGTGATATGAAAGCTCAGCTACTCGACACGATGGAGCTGGAGCGTGAAAAGGGCATAACCATTAAGTTACAGCCGGCCCGTATGCAGTGGCAGGATCATGAGCTCAATCTTATTGATACACCTGGCCATGTTGATTTTAGTTATGAGGTGAGTCGCTCCTTAGAGGCAGTGGAGGGGGCAATTTTGGTGGTGGATGCCAGTCAGGGGATTCAGGCTCAAACTTTAGCTAACGTTTATATGGCAATTGAGGCTGGCCTAACTATTATTCCGGTTATGAATAAAATAGATTTACCAGCAGCTGAACCCGAACGGGTTGCTAAGGAGATTGGTAATCTCTTGGGGGTTGATCCAGTTAGCATTGGTAAGATTTCGGCCAAAACTGGTGAGGGTGTACCGGAATTGTTAGATCGGATTGTGGCTGAAGTACCAGCTTCAGAGGTGGATAGCGGACCAACTCGGGCCCTAATTTTTGACTCCATTTTTGATGGCTATCGTGGCGTGATTCTATACGTTCGCCTGATGAGTGGTTCAATATCAAAAAATGCTGAGATTACTCTAATGCAGTCGGGCAGCGAATCTTTAGCGCTGGAGGTTGGCCATCTCACGCCATTACGATCCGAAGATGATAGGTTGGAGTCGGGCCAAATTGGCTTTATTACGACCAATATTAAGTCGGTTCAGTTTGCACGTGTTGGTGATACGGTTACACTAACGGCTCATCCGGCGACTACACCACTGCCAGGCTATAAAAAAGTTCAGCCTCTGATTTTTGCCAGTTTTTACCCCACCAGCCAAGAGGAATATCCAAAGCTAAAAGACTCTTTAGAAAAGCTTGCCCTAAATGATGCCTCGCTTTCATTTACGGCAGAAACTTCGGCAGCTTTGGGGTTTGGTGTGCGGATTGGTTTTTTGGGTCTTTTGCACCTGGAGATCATTAAAGAGCGTTTAGAGCGAGAGTTTGACCTTGACCTTATTGTTACTAGCCCGAGTGTTAGTTATGAAGTAGAGCGCACAAATAGTGAGAAAGACATGATTGAACAGGCTAGCGCACTGCCAGATCAATCGCAAATTGCTACTATCGCGGAGCCATGGGTGCGCGGTGAAATTGTTACGCCGTCAGAGTATATCGGAGCTGTTTTGGGTCTAATTATCGAAGCTCGTGGCAAGCAGACAAAGCTCGAATATCTTGATCAAACTCGGGCAGTGGTGGGTTTTGAAGCACCATTGGCGGAGATTATTACTGACTTTTATGACGCCTTAAAGAGTCAATCATCTGGTTTTGCGTCATTAACTTATGATTGGGATCGGTACGAAGTTGGTGATTTAGTACGGGTCGATATCCTGCTCGCGGGTGAAAGAGTAGATTCTTTAGGTGCGATTGTGGCTCGCTCGAAGGCTGATAATTATGGTCGCGCGTTGTGTGAAAAGCTTAAGGATTTGATTCCGCGACAAAACTTTGAAGTTGCCGTGCAAGCTGCGATTGGTTCAAAGTTTATCGCCCGCGAGACTATTAAGGCGCTACGCAAAGATGTGACTGCAAAATTATACGGTGGTGATGTCAGTCGTAAAAAGAAGCTTCTGCAGAAGCAGAAAAAAGGCAAGGCGCGTATGAAACAAATTGGTAAGGTATCGATTCCTTCGAGTGTGTTTATGGACCTAATTAGGCGTGGATAA
- the tilS gene encoding tRNA lysidine(34) synthetase TilS — MLHQLEKTLRRQALMPEHGTYIVAVSGGRDSVTLLDLLHRLQEKWDWQLIVAHLDHGQREASADDASFVGALADRYGYKYLLGVLPRTPQSEAVLRQARYNWLDEVRREAGADKIVTAHHRHDRLETTAWHAIRGADRVGLTSLGNRHDIVVRPLIGFGRGDLITYAALRDLQWREDATNNDRSYTRNLIRHELMHFAPTQDAHYHNNLSNWIDHLETINDRIEQKLGHLLAEIGDKIAGGYEIDRVKFLRLSPLVQLNLLSYMARQLTAGRRISQRNLDSALAWWASASSGSYSEALPGLLMAREYDRVKFVLRSATPEYSVSDKTQQLPFGKVLQFGKFNLVLQDGQVDDGTCLASHYLRPHTYYVRRWQSGDRIAPIGMRGTKKIQDIFVDRKVPRSERLTWPIVVTEKNEVALVPRLARSRHFAPAGVDAPAHTLAVKVA, encoded by the coding sequence ATGCTCCATCAGCTTGAAAAAACCCTTAGACGGCAAGCGCTTATGCCAGAGCACGGTACATATATCGTGGCGGTTTCTGGTGGGCGTGACTCGGTTACACTTTTAGATTTACTACATCGCTTACAAGAAAAATGGGATTGGCAATTAATTGTTGCACACCTAGATCATGGTCAGCGTGAGGCATCGGCTGATGATGCTAGCTTTGTGGGGGCATTGGCTGATCGGTACGGATATAAATATTTATTGGGTGTTTTACCAAGAACCCCCCAAAGTGAGGCTGTTTTGCGCCAGGCTCGCTACAATTGGTTAGATGAAGTTCGTCGTGAGGCAGGTGCGGATAAAATTGTCACCGCTCATCATCGGCACGATAGGCTGGAGACGACGGCTTGGCATGCTATTCGGGGTGCCGATCGGGTTGGCCTGACGAGCCTCGGCAATAGGCATGATATTGTGGTGCGCCCTTTAATTGGTTTTGGGCGAGGGGATTTAATTACCTATGCGGCATTGCGTGATTTGCAGTGGCGAGAAGATGCCACCAATAATGATCGATCCTACACGCGTAATCTAATTCGCCATGAGCTCATGCATTTTGCGCCAACTCAAGATGCGCACTACCATAATAATCTATCTAATTGGATTGACCATCTAGAGACGATAAATGATCGAATTGAGCAGAAGCTAGGACATTTACTTGCCGAAATTGGTGATAAGATTGCTGGCGGCTATGAGATTGACCGAGTGAAGTTTTTACGACTTTCGCCATTAGTCCAGTTAAATTTACTTTCGTATATGGCGCGTCAACTAACTGCTGGCCGGCGGATTTCACAGCGTAATCTAGATTCGGCACTGGCCTGGTGGGCAAGTGCTAGTTCGGGGAGCTATTCGGAGGCTCTACCAGGGTTGCTGATGGCGCGAGAATATGATAGAGTGAAGTTCGTCTTGCGTTCGGCAACACCTGAATATTCCGTATCGGATAAGACTCAGCAGCTTCCATTTGGAAAAGTACTGCAGTTTGGTAAATTTAATCTGGTACTACAGGACGGGCAAGTAGATGATGGAACTTGTCTTGCTAGTCATTATCTTAGGCCGCATACCTATTATGTGCGTAGGTGGCAGTCGGGCGATAGAATAGCACCCATTGGAATGCGTGGCACGAAGAAGATTCAAGACATTTTTGTTGATAGAAAAGTTCCCCGAAGTGAGCGTTTGACGTGGCCAATTGTGGTGACGGAAAAAAATGAGGTGGCCCTAGTACCAAGACTTGCTCGGAGTAGGCATTTTGCACCAGCTGGGGTAGATGCGCCAGCCCACACGTTGGCCGTAAAAGTGGCTTAG
- the ftsH gene encoding ATP-dependent zinc metalloprotease FtsH yields the protein MPRNMIYVLIGTVVLIGLLVLNSQTQEKPQSVSLSRLLEETRKDNVESIKINGQQLLIKLKDGQKQEAFMEANAMLTDYGVDYSKVKIDPQNPDDGSGKWMDALFAFLPVVFIIGFFYFIMRQAQGQNNAAMSFGRSKARVAGGETQKVTFSDVAGAIEAKQELQEIVEFLKYPKKFEALGAKIPKGVLLFGSPGTGKTLMARAVAGEAGVPFFSISGSEFVEMFVGVGASRVRDLFARAKKNSPCIVFIDEIDAVGRQRGTGLGGGHDEREQTLNQILVEMDGFEQGTNVIVMAATNRPDVLDPALLRPGRFDRRVTIDAPDMKQREEILGVHTQKKPLDKDVNLAEVARKTPGVSGADLANIANEAAIHAARKDRKKITQADFHEAVEKVALGPERKSHVLSDKEKKITAYHEAGHALLSHLLENCNPVHKVSIVSRGMAGGVTWSLPTEDKHLHSVADFLDEITMSLGGRTAEKIVFGDVTTGAESDLKHANQLARRMITEYGMGRELNNQVFGSHEGSVFLGRSFAEGRNYSEQTQDKIDEEVAHIIREATKRAEEVIISHRAKLDQITDKLIEEETIEGKEFEALFDSVDKEKKAPPKAKKTVK from the coding sequence ATCCCACGGAATATGATATATGTCCTTATTGGAACGGTGGTTTTGATTGGGCTATTAGTTTTAAATAGCCAAACTCAAGAAAAGCCTCAGTCTGTATCGCTGTCTAGGTTGCTGGAAGAAACTAGAAAAGATAATGTTGAGTCGATTAAAATAAACGGCCAGCAACTTTTAATTAAGCTAAAAGACGGCCAGAAACAGGAAGCCTTTATGGAGGCTAACGCCATGTTGACCGACTACGGTGTGGATTATTCAAAGGTAAAGATCGATCCGCAAAATCCTGATGATGGTTCGGGCAAGTGGATGGATGCCCTGTTTGCCTTCCTGCCAGTGGTATTTATTATTGGCTTCTTCTACTTTATTATGCGTCAGGCTCAGGGTCAGAATAATGCTGCTATGAGCTTTGGTCGCTCGAAGGCTCGTGTGGCAGGTGGTGAGACTCAAAAAGTAACCTTTAGCGACGTGGCCGGAGCGATTGAAGCCAAGCAAGAATTGCAAGAGATTGTAGAATTTCTAAAATATCCTAAAAAGTTTGAGGCTTTGGGAGCCAAGATTCCTAAAGGCGTGTTGCTTTTTGGCTCACCTGGTACTGGTAAAACCTTGATGGCACGCGCTGTTGCCGGTGAGGCTGGTGTGCCATTTTTCTCAATCTCTGGTTCGGAGTTTGTTGAAATGTTTGTTGGTGTTGGTGCCAGCCGAGTGCGCGATTTATTCGCTAGAGCTAAGAAAAACTCACCATGTATTGTGTTTATTGATGAGATTGATGCAGTTGGCCGTCAGCGTGGTACTGGCCTGGGTGGCGGACATGATGAACGCGAGCAGACACTCAATCAAATATTGGTAGAGATGGATGGATTTGAGCAGGGTACTAATGTAATTGTAATGGCTGCCACCAACCGACCGGATGTGCTAGACCCAGCATTACTGCGACCTGGTCGATTTGACCGTCGGGTTACGATTGATGCTCCAGATATGAAGCAACGCGAAGAGATTCTTGGTGTACACACCCAAAAGAAACCATTAGATAAAGATGTCAATCTGGCTGAAGTTGCTCGTAAGACCCCAGGTGTGTCGGGTGCTGATCTGGCAAATATTGCCAACGAAGCTGCTATTCACGCTGCCCGTAAGGATCGCAAAAAGATTACTCAAGCTGATTTTCATGAAGCAGTTGAAAAAGTTGCGTTGGGCCCAGAGCGCAAGAGCCATGTCTTAAGCGACAAAGAAAAGAAGATCACGGCTTATCACGAAGCTGGTCATGCATTACTCTCGCATCTATTGGAAAATTGTAATCCAGTACATAAAGTTTCGATTGTATCGCGCGGTATGGCTGGAGGAGTTACTTGGAGCTTGCCTACAGAAGATAAGCACCTTCATTCGGTGGCTGACTTTTTGGATGAGATTACCATGAGTTTGGGTGGACGGACAGCTGAGAAAATTGTGTTTGGCGATGTCACCACTGGGGCTGAGAGCGATTTGAAACATGCCAACCAGCTGGCTCGGCGGATGATTACCGAGTATGGTATGGGGCGTGAGCTGAATAATCAAGTTTTTGGATCGCATGAAGGTTCGGTTTTCTTGGGTCGTTCGTTTGCTGAGGGGCGTAATTATTCTGAGCAGACTCAAGACAAGATTGATGAAGAGGTGGCACATATTATTCGTGAAGCCACTAAGCGAGCGGAAGAGGTAATTATTAGTCATCGAGCTAAGCTAGATCAGATTACCGATAAGCTGATTGAAGAAGAAACAATCGAAGGTAAGGAGTTTGAGGCACTATTCGATTCCGTTGATAAAGAAAAAAAGGCTCCCCCTAAGGCGAAAAAAACGGTAAAATAG